A part of Armatimonadota bacterium genomic DNA contains:
- a CDS encoding prepilin-type N-terminal cleavage/methylation domain-containing protein has protein sequence MKTRRRAFTLIELLVVIAIIAILAAILFPVFAQAKVAAKKASCLSNLKQHGLSFIMYATDNDDMSVRQGLDPNGWIYWFAGSGKDLGFMDPTEYPNWGRETYPYVKNLQLYVSPGAPRDPDPNYGYRDKAGAGNGSYAANGAVLGISMTSFSDAANTIYLQSKNTTTREAIVQPTPLYPLGQPYIANGIDISWVGATFGKGGNYAWCDGHAKYMVRTGIKYRNYGIYGTVHCHYPGCGDVPNTTGMTDPLVNPNYWDTWGTVDVSQI, from the coding sequence ATGAAAACTCGAAGACGAGCCTTTACACTCATCGAACTTCTCGTGGTCATTGCGATTATTGCAATTTTAGCCGCGATTCTCTTCCCCGTCTTTGCTCAAGCCAAGGTTGCCGCTAAAAAAGCCTCCTGCCTTTCCAACCTTAAGCAGCACGGCCTGAGCTTCATCATGTACGCCACGGACAACGACGACATGAGCGTGCGACAGGGACTCGACCCCAATGGCTGGATTTATTGGTTTGCCGGTTCGGGCAAGGATCTGGGCTTTATGGACCCGACCGAATATCCGAACTGGGGCCGAGAGACGTATCCGTACGTTAAGAACCTCCAGCTCTACGTCAGCCCGGGCGCACCGCGCGACCCAGACCCCAACTACGGCTACCGCGATAAGGCGGGCGCCGGAAACGGAAGCTATGCGGCCAACGGCGCGGTGCTGGGCATCAGCATGACGTCGTTCTCGGACGCAGCCAACACGATCTACCTGCAGAGCAAGAACACCACGACCCGCGAAGCGATCGTCCAGCCGACGCCGCTTTATCCGCTGGGGCAGCCTTACATCGCGAACGGCATCGACATCAGTTGGGTCGGCGCAACGTTCGGCAAGGGTGGCAACTATGCTTGGTGCGACGGCCATGCTAAATACATGGTTCGAACGGGGATCAAATACCGAAACTACGGCATTTACGGTACGGTGCACTGCCACTATCCGGGATGCGGCGACGTTCCCAACACGACCGGCATGACCGATCCGTTGGTGAACCCGAACTACTGGGATACGTGGGGTACCGTCGACGTTAGCCAGATCTAA
- a CDS encoding alpha-N-arabinofuranosidase, translated as MKKSTLHLHSRFTVDVVDPRIFGGFLEHLGRAVYEGVYDPSSQHADDMGCRTDVLDALRRLRFTAMRYPGGNFVSGYHWMDAVGPRESRPRTRDLAWQSIETNQFGPNEFLELSKRMGWTPMMAVNLGTGTPEEARNWLEYCNIDEGTKYADLRREHGYEQPFDVKLWCLGNEMDGPWQIGHVPAETYAINAQQTANMMRMCDPNIELVVCGSCAIDLPTYLEWDRKVLEHCRDYVDYISVHRYVENHEHDTPNFLAVTNSIDDQIEATAAVCHAVQKTKKTKKRIGLSFDEWNVWYRARSGDHLDGRAKVAPPLLEEVYNLEDALIAAGFLNSFIRHADTVKIANIAQIVNVIAPLLTRGDDLVFQTIFYPIEMMAKRREGVSLQVRVEGDGYESKKYGYVNTLDTSAILNRNELSVFLTNRDVSQPLEVTVDLSDRAVTKLLNAEIVHGTDPRAENTFDNPNQITAVDFAEVSIANGKATVKLPPLSFCAATFAV; from the coding sequence ATGAAAAAGTCCACCCTTCACCTGCATTCTCGCTTCACCGTCGACGTTGTCGATCCCCGCATCTTCGGCGGATTTTTGGAGCATCTTGGCCGCGCCGTGTATGAAGGCGTCTACGACCCTTCGAGCCAGCATGCCGACGACATGGGTTGCCGAACCGACGTGCTGGACGCTTTGCGACGGCTCCGGTTTACGGCGATGCGCTATCCGGGCGGTAACTTTGTAAGCGGCTACCATTGGATGGATGCGGTGGGTCCGCGCGAGAGTCGGCCGCGAACCCGTGACTTGGCTTGGCAAAGCATCGAGACAAACCAGTTCGGCCCGAATGAATTTTTGGAACTTTCGAAGCGGATGGGTTGGACGCCGATGATGGCCGTCAACCTGGGCACTGGAACACCGGAGGAGGCTCGCAACTGGCTGGAATATTGCAACATCGACGAAGGTACCAAGTACGCCGATCTGCGACGCGAGCATGGGTATGAACAGCCTTTCGACGTGAAGCTGTGGTGCCTGGGCAACGAGATGGACGGCCCTTGGCAGATCGGCCATGTGCCGGCGGAGACCTATGCCATTAACGCCCAGCAGACGGCGAACATGATGCGCATGTGCGACCCCAATATCGAGTTGGTGGTGTGCGGATCGTGCGCCATCGATCTGCCGACGTACTTGGAGTGGGACCGCAAGGTTCTGGAGCATTGCCGCGACTACGTGGACTACATCAGCGTGCACCGCTACGTGGAGAACCACGAGCACGATACGCCGAACTTCTTGGCGGTGACGAACAGCATCGACGACCAAATCGAGGCGACGGCGGCGGTGTGCCATGCGGTGCAGAAGACGAAGAAGACTAAGAAGCGAATTGGGCTGAGCTTCGACGAATGGAACGTTTGGTACCGCGCTCGAAGCGGCGACCATCTCGACGGGCGAGCCAAGGTCGCCCCTCCGTTGTTGGAAGAGGTCTATAACCTGGAAGATGCGCTGATCGCAGCGGGCTTTCTCAACAGCTTCATTCGCCACGCGGATACGGTGAAGATCGCCAACATCGCCCAGATCGTGAACGTCATCGCGCCGCTCCTGACCCGCGGCGACGACCTCGTATTCCAGACGATCTTCTATCCCATCGAAATGATGGCTAAGCGGCGCGAGGGCGTTTCATTGCAAGTCCGTGTGGAAGGTGATGGTTACGAGTCGAAGAAGTATGGCTACGTGAACACGCTGGATACGAGCGCGATTCTGAATAGGAATGAACTAAGCGTGTTCCTGACCAACCGAGACGTGTCTCAGCCGCTCGAGGTGACCGTCGATCTGAGCGACCGAGCCGTTACGAAGCTGTTGAACGCGGAGATCGTGCATGGAACCGATCCGCGAGCGGAGAACACGTTCGACAATCCGAACCAGATTACGGCGGTTGACTTTGCCGAGGTGAGCATTGCCAACGGCAAGGCGACGGTGAAGTTGCCTCCGCTGTCGTTCTGCGCGGCGACATTTGCGGTTTAG
- a CDS encoding ABC transporter permease subunit produces the protein MKLWRLATSAVMTAVAIIFLSPIVLMILTSFKREADVLNPSSPIPKIWTLENYRNVLGWAEEAPFGRWLMNSIFVSCCVTLLVLLFSSMAAYAITRLKVPGGRTFLTVVVFSMMIPGQLFLVPVYYILSKLHWLDTPLALIVPATAGGFGVFMLCQFMRAVPTAIEEAALIDGCSPAGVYSRVTLPLVAPALATLGVFTFIGSWNDYVGPLVFMDSVRNYTLPVGIAMYQSSYLTEYGKTLAIGTMASLPLMLIFLIFQKQIVDSMSATGLKD, from the coding sequence TTGAAGCTTTGGAGGCTGGCGACCTCGGCCGTGATGACGGCGGTGGCGATCATCTTTCTTTCGCCCATCGTTCTGATGATCCTGACCTCATTCAAGCGGGAGGCGGACGTGCTGAATCCGTCGTCGCCGATCCCCAAGATTTGGACGTTAGAGAACTACCGCAACGTCTTGGGCTGGGCGGAAGAAGCGCCGTTTGGTCGGTGGCTGATGAACAGCATCTTCGTGTCGTGTTGCGTGACGTTGCTGGTGCTTCTGTTCTCGTCGATGGCGGCGTATGCGATCACGCGGCTGAAGGTGCCAGGCGGGCGGACTTTCCTGACGGTCGTGGTTTTCTCGATGATGATCCCAGGCCAGCTCTTCCTCGTGCCGGTCTACTATATCCTCAGCAAGCTCCACTGGTTGGACACGCCGCTCGCGCTGATCGTCCCGGCCACGGCAGGCGGATTTGGGGTGTTCATGCTTTGCCAGTTCATGCGCGCGGTTCCGACCGCCATCGAGGAGGCCGCGCTGATCGACGGTTGCTCACCGGCTGGCGTTTACTCGCGGGTGACGCTCCCACTGGTTGCTCCTGCATTAGCGACGCTTGGCGTGTTTACCTTCATCGGGTCTTGGAACGACTACGTCGGGCCGTTGGTGTTTATGGATTCGGTGCGGAACTACACCTTGCCTGTCGGCATCGCCATGTATCAGTCGTCGTACTTGACCGAATATGGCAAGACCCTCGCTATCGGCACGATGGCATCGTTGCCGCTGATGCTCATTTTTCTCATCTTCCAGAAACAGATCGTGGACAGCATGTCTGCCACGGGATTGAAAGACTAG
- a CDS encoding ABC transporter permease subunit: MTYKKQTARTGYLFLVPYGAAFFVFLALPIIVAGVLSVMQFDLTSKETTRFIGAQNYKEMFGDTYFWQALVATTRYVVWMVPCAVITSLAIALGLNAMSKGRNMIRALIFLPGMFTIAVTAIIWQWFYNLEFGFFNYVLKQLHHDPIPWLSDKALAMPSIAMMALWWTAGGTSIIILTSLQQIPKMYFEAAALDGAGVWQLFRHVTFPLLKPVLLFVVLTSTIAAFQMFPQASLLTNGGPELSTRGVVQYIYETAFQNYRLGYAASISWVLAAITMVFGLIQFALMRRNAHA; encoded by the coding sequence GTGACCTACAAGAAGCAGACGGCGCGGACGGGCTACCTGTTTTTGGTGCCGTACGGGGCGGCATTCTTCGTATTTTTGGCCTTGCCGATCATCGTCGCCGGGGTGCTTTCGGTCATGCAGTTCGACCTGACGTCGAAGGAGACCACGCGGTTTATCGGTGCCCAGAACTACAAGGAAATGTTCGGCGACACCTACTTTTGGCAGGCGTTGGTAGCGACGACACGCTACGTCGTTTGGATGGTGCCGTGCGCGGTGATCACTTCTCTGGCCATCGCCCTTGGGTTGAACGCGATGTCGAAGGGGCGAAACATGATTCGCGCGTTGATTTTCCTACCCGGCATGTTCACGATTGCGGTGACGGCGATCATCTGGCAATGGTTCTACAACCTCGAGTTCGGCTTCTTCAACTATGTTCTGAAGCAACTTCACCATGACCCGATTCCGTGGCTCTCAGACAAGGCGCTGGCGATGCCGAGCATCGCGATGATGGCGCTTTGGTGGACGGCGGGCGGAACCTCGATCATCATCTTGACTTCGCTCCAACAGATTCCGAAGATGTACTTCGAGGCGGCGGCGCTCGACGGTGCGGGCGTTTGGCAACTGTTCCGGCACGTCACTTTTCCGCTCCTAAAGCCAGTGTTGTTGTTCGTAGTCTTGACGAGCACGATTGCCGCGTTCCAGATGTTCCCGCAGGCGTCCTTGCTGACGAACGGCGGACCGGAGCTTTCGACTCGCGGCGTGGTGCAGTACATCTATGAGACGGCGTTCCAGAACTACCGATTGGGTTACGCGGCGTCGATCAGTTGGGTGCTTGCGGCCATCACGATGGTGTTCGGTTTGATCCAATTTGCGCTGATGCGGAGGAACGCTCATGCGTAA
- a CDS encoding extracellular solute-binding protein encodes MSTKASLILLVAICVVLGFLRGDFLCGTSLSHKTEISFWNGFTGPDGVVMLRMIREFNQENPDVEVTMQRIPWALYYNKVMVSGLDGRGPEVFVVHASALTRMHRAGVLADETSLFEGPDAIPANDFDPYVLDQTIFDGKHFSVPLDIHPQGMYCNADMLKKIGMVNPDGSARPPQTKEEFLRAAHAMMNPPNSEHPDTYGFALTAWQNNFMSLLPQFDGRFLDENGKCDLNNPNNVKALEFLGSLHDKEKLIPPPDNQLGWVGFRQQKVGMVWEGVYMLGDLLRLEGMNYVGAPIPTIGNHPGTLADSHTLCIRPNLNPKQREAVERFIRFLSKNSIKWAAAGQVPARLSVRNTPEFKSMQVQYAFSKQIPYMKYMPRITTLFEMGVEINLAVEKVIRGRTTAKEALDIANANSQKAMDRDEATERRARELRQGVQQ; translated from the coding sequence GTGAGCACGAAAGCATCTTTAATTCTGTTGGTGGCCATCTGCGTCGTCCTCGGCTTCCTCCGGGGCGATTTTTTGTGCGGAACGTCGCTTTCGCATAAGACGGAAATCAGTTTTTGGAACGGCTTCACCGGGCCGGACGGCGTGGTCATGCTCCGTATGATCCGCGAGTTCAACCAGGAGAACCCGGACGTGGAGGTCACGATGCAGCGCATCCCATGGGCTCTGTACTACAACAAAGTCATGGTTTCCGGGCTCGATGGCCGCGGGCCAGAGGTATTCGTGGTCCACGCCAGCGCCTTGACGCGCATGCACCGCGCGGGTGTCCTGGCCGACGAAACGTCGCTGTTTGAGGGGCCCGACGCGATCCCCGCGAACGACTTCGACCCGTACGTTCTGGATCAGACGATTTTCGACGGGAAGCACTTTTCGGTACCGCTGGATATCCACCCGCAGGGCATGTACTGCAACGCGGACATGCTAAAGAAGATCGGAATGGTGAACCCGGACGGCTCTGCGCGGCCGCCGCAGACCAAGGAAGAATTCCTTCGGGCGGCGCATGCGATGATGAATCCGCCGAACAGCGAGCACCCCGACACCTACGGCTTCGCCCTCACGGCTTGGCAAAACAACTTCATGTCGCTCCTGCCGCAGTTCGATGGTCGGTTCCTCGACGAGAATGGGAAGTGTGACCTCAACAACCCAAATAACGTCAAGGCGCTGGAGTTTTTGGGCTCGCTTCACGACAAGGAGAAGCTCATTCCTCCGCCCGATAACCAGCTTGGCTGGGTGGGCTTCCGCCAGCAAAAAGTCGGCATGGTTTGGGAAGGCGTTTACATGCTTGGCGACCTGCTTCGGCTGGAAGGCATGAACTACGTCGGCGCACCGATACCCACCATCGGCAACCACCCGGGAACGCTGGCCGACTCGCACACGCTTTGCATTCGTCCGAACCTGAACCCGAAACAGCGCGAAGCGGTCGAGCGATTCATCCGATTCCTTTCTAAGAACAGCATCAAGTGGGCGGCAGCGGGCCAGGTTCCGGCGCGGCTGAGCGTGCGCAATACACCGGAGTTCAAGTCGATGCAGGTGCAGTACGCGTTCTCCAAGCAGATTCCGTACATGAAGTACATGCCCAGGATCACGACGCTATTCGAGATGGGTGTCGAAATCAACCTGGCTGTCGAGAAGGTGATTCGCGGACGGACGACAGCCAAGGAAGCTCTCGACATTGCCAACGCCAACTCCCAAAAGGCGATGGACCGGGATGAAGCGACCGAGAGGCGAGCGCGGGAGTTGCGCCAAGGGGTGCAACAGTGA
- a CDS encoding family 43 glycosylhydrolase: MLIAALAIHAIATGLPMQRPDDNWSIFPGDGAYAEHSENTHDPMIIDLGGQVFCLSTSGNGFGVMKSTKDFKTWKVWGPIIPEAPDWLKKLIPEHRSIWAPDAVQVGKSVCVYYCASRYFGGNDSVIGFLQNDHFDPEKPHDGWVDHGKVIESSKANGDHYNCIDPDVKIDEAGRHWLYFGSYYSGLYVVELDPETGKIKDGAKPAPVANNKSSRENALEGAAQCYRDGYYYLFVSYGLAAQGVRSTYQIMVGRSKTPDGPFVDANGTTMTDGGHVNFLKTSPPMFSPGHCEILHHSDGRWLMSYHYYDGRRFWVGDKWGLPRLQVREVLWSKDGWPLPGLPVEYLNTIHLKEQKSMVGKWIHQADFTDADEVEFRADGTIKTSREDGKWSLDGKMLTLRWPKFNSPGEYWTDAVQLEYKGNYYVGRNQQGMVIRGVRSDLK; the protein is encoded by the coding sequence ATGCTCATCGCTGCGCTTGCCATTCACGCTATCGCCACGGGGTTGCCCATGCAACGCCCCGACGATAATTGGTCGATTTTTCCGGGGGACGGCGCGTACGCCGAGCACTCGGAGAACACTCACGACCCGATGATCATCGATCTGGGCGGGCAGGTTTTCTGCCTCAGTACCAGCGGAAACGGCTTCGGCGTGATGAAGTCCACCAAAGACTTCAAGACGTGGAAGGTCTGGGGGCCGATCATCCCCGAAGCGCCGGACTGGCTGAAAAAGCTGATTCCCGAGCATCGTTCTATCTGGGCACCGGACGCGGTTCAGGTGGGCAAGTCAGTCTGCGTTTACTACTGCGCCAGTCGGTATTTTGGTGGCAATGACTCGGTCATCGGCTTCCTGCAAAACGACCACTTCGACCCGGAAAAGCCGCACGACGGCTGGGTCGATCACGGCAAAGTCATCGAAAGCTCGAAGGCGAACGGCGATCACTACAACTGCATCGATCCCGACGTCAAGATTGACGAAGCGGGGCGGCACTGGCTGTACTTCGGTTCGTATTATTCGGGCCTTTACGTGGTTGAACTCGACCCCGAAACGGGCAAGATCAAGGACGGCGCGAAGCCTGCTCCGGTGGCGAACAACAAATCGAGCCGAGAGAACGCGCTCGAGGGAGCCGCGCAATGCTACCGCGACGGCTACTACTATCTGTTTGTGTCGTACGGTCTTGCGGCCCAAGGCGTACGCAGTACCTATCAGATCATGGTCGGGCGGTCAAAGACTCCCGACGGACCCTTTGTGGACGCCAATGGCACCACGATGACGGACGGCGGGCACGTCAACTTTCTCAAGACCTCGCCGCCGATGTTCTCGCCAGGGCACTGCGAAATCCTGCACCATAGCGACGGCCGCTGGCTGATGAGCTACCACTATTATGACGGTCGCCGGTTCTGGGTGGGCGACAAGTGGGGCTTGCCACGCCTCCAGGTGCGCGAGGTTCTATGGTCGAAGGACGGCTGGCCGTTGCCCGGTCTGCCGGTGGAATACCTGAATACCATTCACTTAAAGGAGCAGAAGTCGATGGTGGGCAAGTGGATCCACCAAGCCGACTTTACCGATGCCGACGAAGTGGAGTTCCGCGCCGACGGGACGATCAAGACCTCTCGCGAAGACGGAAAGTGGTCTTTGGACGGGAAAATGCTCACCCTGCGGTGGCCTAAGTTCAATTCTCCGGGCGAATACTGGACAGATGCGGTCCAACTGGAATATAAGGGGAATTACTACGTCGGGAGGAACCAGCAGGGAATGGTCATCCGCGGCGTGCGGAGCGACCTAAAGTGA
- a CDS encoding helix-turn-helix domain-containing protein, translated as MPYHISDLSAAESVAIFRALASESRARIMEMLGERDMNINELSVALGLAQPSITKHIQILEEAGLVISDYLSGAQGMQKRCRKVHDRLIVDMSGKAKEKDYVIEIEVPVGMYTKAEVVPTCGLATRDRLVGVIDDPLAFSFPDRARAEILWSGGGFVEYKFPNSLPVTSFIESIEFIAEVASEAPGYANDYPSDITIWINDVEVGTWISPGDPGGEKGRLNPSWWADYMNQHGFLKAWRINNEGTYVDDQKLSNVSIADLNVQPWQATRIRIGIKPEDANQGGFTLFGKGFGSFEQDLLLRIHHSTRGGDLPENVKKPPAK; from the coding sequence ATGCCCTATCACATCAGCGATTTGTCGGCCGCCGAAAGTGTCGCCATCTTTCGAGCCCTAGCCTCGGAGTCCCGGGCGCGAATCATGGAAATGCTGGGCGAAAGGGACATGAACATCAACGAGCTCAGCGTCGCGCTGGGCCTAGCTCAGCCGAGCATCACCAAGCATATCCAGATTCTCGAAGAGGCCGGATTGGTCATCAGCGACTACCTGAGTGGCGCGCAAGGCATGCAGAAGCGGTGCCGAAAAGTGCACGACCGACTCATTGTAGATATGAGCGGCAAGGCGAAGGAAAAGGACTACGTCATCGAGATCGAGGTGCCAGTTGGGATGTACACCAAGGCCGAAGTCGTGCCGACGTGCGGCCTCGCGACCCGCGACCGTTTGGTCGGCGTCATCGATGACCCCTTGGCGTTTTCTTTCCCTGATCGGGCTCGCGCCGAAATTCTATGGTCCGGCGGCGGCTTTGTCGAGTACAAGTTCCCGAACTCGTTGCCGGTGACGAGCTTCATCGAGTCAATCGAGTTCATCGCCGAGGTGGCTTCGGAAGCGCCGGGCTACGCGAACGACTATCCGTCGGACATCACCATCTGGATCAACGATGTGGAGGTCGGGACCTGGATTTCGCCCGGTGACCCAGGTGGCGAAAAGGGTCGATTGAACCCGTCTTGGTGGGCCGACTACATGAACCAGCACGGCTTCCTGAAGGCGTGGCGGATCAACAACGAAGGAACCTACGTCGATGACCAAAAGCTTTCGAACGTGTCGATCGCCGATCTGAATGTTCAACCGTGGCAGGCGACCCGGATTCGAATTGGTATCAAGCCGGAAGACGCCAACCAGGGCGGCTTTACGCTTTTCGGCAAAGGGTTCGGCTCGTTTGAACAGGATTTGCTTCTGCGAATTCATCACTCCACGCGAGGCGGGGATTTGCCTGAGAACGTGAAGAAGCCTCCGGCGAAATGA
- a CDS encoding FAD-dependent oxidoreductase → MQFSEFETIVIGSGIVGLSTAVEAAYNLPNQVACIDAHGVANPLSASGDGLRLFRLSYFEHASYVPLLREAIEAWRSLDEDLYVPVGGLYAGPADSVLVTGSLESALEHEIQYELLTSAEVRSRYPQFDLPKEYVGFLEADGGYIRAAKATRAMAAKAERLGVQVIVDQAFSISPIGHRWEVSTANGLYFCDRLIVAAGAATVDLIPSLRRYVDREPHLVAWFDSPDWTGLPGFGIMNEEEEMLYGFPAVDDVPGVKVGGHHRFSSESLSQQERGLCELTQRFLPTLSKSVCHRRTCDYDSSPDGHFIIGELEPGLTVACGFSGHGFKFGSIIGRVILDSTVEFEDDLSFLDVARFTSTSGLT, encoded by the coding sequence ATGCAATTTAGCGAATTCGAAACAATCGTCATCGGATCGGGAATCGTGGGCCTCTCGACCGCCGTCGAAGCCGCCTACAATCTGCCCAATCAGGTCGCCTGCATCGACGCCCACGGAGTCGCTAATCCGCTCAGTGCCAGCGGCGATGGGCTCCGTTTGTTTCGTCTCAGCTATTTCGAACATGCTTCCTACGTGCCGCTTCTCCGCGAGGCGATCGAGGCTTGGCGGAGCCTTGACGAGGACCTCTATGTTCCGGTCGGTGGACTCTATGCCGGCCCCGCCGACAGCGTGCTCGTCACCGGGTCGCTGGAAAGCGCCCTAGAGCACGAAATCCAATATGAACTTCTGACCTCCGCCGAGGTCCGTTCGCGCTATCCCCAGTTCGACTTGCCCAAGGAGTACGTCGGCTTTTTGGAGGCCGATGGCGGCTATATTCGCGCCGCAAAGGCCACCCGCGCCATGGCCGCGAAGGCTGAACGGCTCGGCGTCCAAGTGATCGTCGATCAAGCGTTCTCCATTTCTCCGATTGGTCATCGCTGGGAGGTTTCAACTGCCAACGGCCTTTACTTCTGCGATCGGCTGATCGTCGCCGCTGGAGCGGCAACCGTCGACCTAATCCCTTCCCTTCGCCGGTATGTAGACCGTGAACCCCATTTGGTGGCATGGTTCGATTCGCCCGACTGGACCGGACTGCCTGGCTTTGGCATTATGAACGAAGAAGAGGAAATGCTCTACGGGTTCCCGGCAGTGGACGATGTGCCCGGTGTCAAGGTTGGAGGGCATCACCGCTTTTCGAGTGAATCCCTCTCGCAGCAAGAACGTGGTTTGTGCGAACTTACCCAGAGGTTTTTGCCCACGCTCTCAAAGTCTGTATGCCATCGCCGCACTTGTGACTATGACTCCTCGCCAGATGGACACTTCATCATCGGTGAACTAGAGCCTGGCCTGACCGTTGCGTGCGGGTTTAGCGGTCACGGATTCAAATTTGGTTCGATCATTGGCAGGGTCATCCTCGATTCCACGGTGGAATTCGAAGATGACCTTTCCTTTCTCGACGTCGCGCGCTTTACTTCGACCAGCGGATTGACTTAA
- the tnpA gene encoding IS200/IS605 family transposase, whose product MPSTYLSLNAHIVFATKRRDLLLNRDSLEQTHAYVGGIIRKLGVVPVQIGGIEDHIHLLVGLKANHCIADIVREVKKRSTLWIREANPDFEWQIGYAALSVSPERMAGVIKYIANQREHHHTMSFEEEREMLLKMAGLEYHAEEQE is encoded by the coding sequence ATGCCATCGACTTATTTAAGTCTGAATGCACACATCGTCTTTGCCACCAAGCGCCGAGACTTGCTTCTTAACCGCGATTCCCTCGAACAAACGCACGCGTACGTCGGCGGCATCATTCGCAAGCTCGGCGTTGTTCCGGTTCAGATTGGGGGCATCGAGGACCATATTCATCTCCTGGTCGGACTTAAGGCTAATCATTGCATCGCTGACATAGTTCGCGAGGTCAAGAAGCGCTCGACCTTATGGATTCGAGAGGCAAACCCGGATTTTGAGTGGCAGATCGGATATGCGGCGCTTTCGGTCAGCCCCGAACGGATGGCCGGAGTCATTAAGTACATCGCCAACCAACGAGAACATCACCACACAATGTCATTCGAAGAGGAAAGGGAAATGTTGCTGAAGATGGCGGGCCTTGAATATCATGCGGAGGAACAAGAGTAG